AACAGCAGGGCGTCGCGGAACTGTTCGAGGCCCGGTTCGTCCCGATCGACGAATCACCAGCGACTCCCGTATCGATCGTGTTCCTCGATCTGCCGGAACCCCTCGCCGCGGTGCGAAACAAGAAGCCGGAAGAGTGGCTCGATGCGGACCAGTGGGTGACCGCGAGCGGGTACTTCTTCAAGGCCATGAACGTACCCGGGGACGGAGCAAACGCGGTCACATCGGTACCCGTTCTCATCGGAAAGAGCCTGACCGTGCTCGCTGGTCCACCGGTTCCGAGCGGGAATCCGGTCGCATTGGACAAAAAGCGGCTCTATGAGTTCATCAAAGACGACACGAAGATGATTCGGACCGGTCCGACCGAGGTGACGTGGCCCGAAACTGCGGCTTTCAACCGGATGGTTCTGCACGCATCACGGTTCCCGGCCGCAGAACTGGAAGCCAACGCCAACACCGACCTGAAGTTCGCGGACCTGTTCAAAGAATCGCGGATCGCTTACCGGCTCTCGTGCGTGAAGTTCGAGGGTCGGTTACTGTCCTACCGGCGAATGGAAGGGAGCGACTGGCTCACTGCAGCGGGCGTGACGCAGGTGTTCGAGGGGTGGATGATCCCGGCCACCGAACCGCGCGGGAACCCAATTTGCATCGTGTTCAGTGAACCGCTCCCCGACGCTGAACCGACCGGAACGGTCAACGTGTGGGTGTCATTTGCCGGGTTCTCGTTCAAGCGCATGCGGTACGAGTCCGGCGAATCGGACGAAAAGAACCCCGGCAAGAACGTCGAGAAGTACGCCCCGCTCCTGATCGGGCGCGGACCGATCGTCCGGGCCGACCCCAATGCTCCCACCGCTGGGTCGTGGGGAGCATTCATTCAAGGCGTGATAATCGCCGTCGCGCTACTGATTCTCAGCGCCGGCGTGCTGGCGCTGTGGTACCGCGGGGGAGATCGAAAAGCGAAGGCGCAAATAACCGCGGTACGAAACCGGAACCCGTTCGATCCCAGTGTTGCTCCGCAGGCTTAGTCCGGGCAGCAAGCGAAGTGCCAGTGAATGTTAGCAAGGCGCCGGCAAATTGTCTGGGAAATCGAGGTTTTGCGAGGCGCCGGGCCAAGATGTTAGCAAATGTTAGCCAGATAAGGCCGGTCCGCCGGCTCAAATGAATTCGCCGATACTACAAGAAATTGGGGAAATAGCCGTGAGCGAGAAACCCAACGCACCGGTGATCCGCCGACTGGGGAGGTCCGAAGAAACCACCCAGGAACGACTCGTCAGGAAGCACGTTCCGGCGTTGTTCGCGAGCGGCTTCGTCCACATCATCCTCATCGTCTTCTTGATGTCCTTCGACGCGCGCCGGGCCGAAACCAAGCAGTCGGAAACCGTCGTCAACACAACGGCGGAAACGGCCCAAGAGCAAGAAGACAAGAACCTGTCCAACGACGAGCTCGGCGTCGATTCCAACGTGCAGGCCGCGCTACCCGAGCTCGACCGCGTCGACCAGAAAACCATCGATTTCGCGGTCACCAGCGACCCAATCGGACAACCCAACACTCCCCAGGATAATACGAACGCAGCCACGCTACCGGGGATCGGAATCGACACCACGGGTGGCATTCAACCAGCCGACAAAGGCATGTTTACGCCCGGGAGCGGGGGCGGTAGCAGTCTCGTGTCCCAAATGGTCGCCGGGCGCTCGGGAGCGACCAAGACGCGGCTAATCAAAGAAGGAGGCGGGAACGCAGAGTCCGAGCGTGCCGTCGCGTCGGGCCTCGCGTGGCTCGCGAAACAGCAACTGGCCGACGGCGGCTGGAAGTACGATCGGGGGCAGACCGAGGAGCGCACCGCGGCGACCGGAATGGCCCTCCTCCCGTTCCTCGCGGCGGGGGTCACTCACAAAAAGAACGCAGACAAGGATTTCCGGGGCTACGAACAGGTCGTTTTCAAGGGCCTCGGGTTCTTGATGAAACTGTGCCCGCTCGCCGGCACCCCCAACGCCGGGCGCA
This region of Gemmata massiliana genomic DNA includes:
- a CDS encoding prenyltransferase/squalene oxidase repeat-containing protein, with the protein product MSEKPNAPVIRRLGRSEETTQERLVRKHVPALFASGFVHIILIVFLMSFDARRAETKQSETVVNTTAETAQEQEDKNLSNDELGVDSNVQAALPELDRVDQKTIDFAVTSDPIGQPNTPQDNTNAATLPGIGIDTTGGIQPADKGMFTPGSGGGSSLVSQMVAGRSGATKTRLIKEGGGNAESERAVASGLAWLAKQQLADGGWKYDRGQTEERTAATGMALLPFLAAGVTHKKNADKDFRGYEQVVFKGLGFLMKLCPLAGTPNAGRMSTNVYAQAIATLSLCEAYGMTKDPILRPFAQTAINYIQKTQASNGSWGYEPNSPGDTSIVGWQIQALKAAKLSKELVVDDRVIQKANKFLDFASAGARKSMYGYNNNGDAKPGTALTAVGLLCRYYVSSWGPVHPGLIDGVSGLMKAPPAGNGPVKDLYYYYYATQVVHFFEGEEWKTWNEGPKQTDGTRKGGMRDWLVGQQSKKDLNTGSWDPEAGPNNWFGRECGRLGTTAMCLLTLEVYYRHLPLYKRGADGQAIQIIE